From Chloroflexaceae bacterium, the proteins below share one genomic window:
- the rplW gene encoding 50S ribosomal protein L23: MPTPHEIIIRPLITEKNTALMVENKYSFEVLRTASKPEIKRAVETIFDVTVTKVHTMNVRGKLKRRGREKGYTRDWKKAIVTLAPGDRIEVFEG, translated from the coding sequence ATGCCAACGCCCCATGAGATTATCATTCGCCCGCTGATCACCGAGAAGAATACCGCGTTGATGGTTGAAAACAAGTATTCCTTCGAGGTGCTGCGCACGGCGAGCAAGCCGGAGATTAAACGCGCCGTCGAGACCATCTTCGACGTTACCGTAACGAAGGTGCACACGATGAACGTGCGCGGCAAGCTGAAGCGCCGCGGGCGTGAGAAGGGCTACACCCGCGACTGGAAAAAGGCCATTGTTACCCTCGCGCCCGGCGACCGCATTGAGGTGTTCGAGGGCTAG
- the rplD gene encoding 50S ribosomal protein L4: MQTTLYNQAGERVGTIELSDYVFGITPNVPVMHQYVVMQQANARLGTHNTRGRGEVSGSTRKLYRQKGTGRARQGSIRAPHRKGGGIAHGPHPRSYRQQMPRKMRRLAVRSALSAKYAAEQIRFIDTLRFERPRTKDALAFLQAHGLSGKTLIVIDSKSPENLTVQRSTNNLPEVKTILASYLNVRDLLYYDNIVMPRAAVAVVEGILGAGAAASDKEEEHANAP; the protein is encoded by the coding sequence ATGCAAACGACGCTGTATAACCAGGCCGGCGAGCGCGTGGGCACAATTGAACTGAGTGATTACGTCTTTGGCATCACTCCCAACGTGCCGGTGATGCACCAGTACGTGGTGATGCAGCAAGCCAATGCGCGCCTGGGCACCCATAACACCCGCGGTCGCGGCGAAGTTAGCGGCTCGACCCGCAAGCTCTATCGCCAGAAGGGAACCGGACGCGCCCGCCAGGGCTCCATCCGCGCCCCGCATCGCAAGGGCGGCGGCATTGCCCACGGCCCGCATCCGCGTTCATACCGCCAGCAGATGCCGCGCAAGATGCGCCGGCTGGCCGTGCGCTCGGCGCTCTCCGCCAAGTACGCCGCCGAGCAGATCCGCTTCATTGACACGCTGCGCTTTGAGCGACCGCGCACTAAAGACGCCCTGGCGTTCCTCCAGGCCCACGGCCTGAGCGGCAAGACGCTGATCGTCATTGATAGCAAAAGCCCGGAGAACCTGACCGTCCAGCGCTCCACGAACAACTTGCCTGAGGTTAAAACCATCCTGGCGAGCTACCTGAACGTGCGCGATCTGCTGTACTACGACAACATTGTGATGCCCCGGGCCGCTGTGGCGGTCGTCGAGGGCATCCTGGGCGCCGGCGCGGCGGCGAGTGACAAGGAGGAGGAGCATGCCAACGCCCCATGA